Below is a window of Plasmodium sp. gorilla clade G2 genome assembly, chromosome: 14 DNA.
ataaaaggaaaggaaatatacatatataattatataaatataatatattaatatatatatatatatatttttatttatttagcgaaatatacaaaagaatatttaaaaaaaaaaagaaaaacaaaataatcatttatatatatataaatttaatacacacccaaaaaataaatataaaagtaacAGAACAAAAGGCAtaataagatatattataatattacttattttatgtatgttatcattatattaGCATAGAGAAATTCAAATAACAAGGAAGAAATAAAGCGAGGAGAAAAactaaaaagatataaataaatatgtgtattattgttaatattaagtgaattataataatactggaaaaagaaaatatgttttgttatatattgcAATAATTATGAGaaggaaaaataattatatattatttaggaatattattaatacgtAGTTAAATCtttttatatgcatatatatataaataaatatatatatacatataattaaaaaaaaaaaaaaaaaaaaaaaaaaaaaaaaaaaaaacttaataATATTCAAGATATAACAATAAAGATTATATCAAATTGTCCTTCTCATAtacaaaagaataaaaaagagAATAATAATTGTTCTTTGTGTAGTACTTCTAAAGACAGAACATAATTGgaagaattatattataaatgaggtgtatatattaaataaataaatatatatatatatatatatatatatatatatatatatatattatatgttacaaaaaaattatatatccaagattatttttgtatatgtaactttcttttatttcatctGACAATTTCAAGCAATATAAAccaatgtttatatttttttttgtttttcaaaattattaaattatataattcataatcagaaaaaaaaaaaaaaaaaaaaaaaagaaggaaaatatataaaatatttaaaaagaattatttataatatatgataaatatgtatatatatatgtataatatatatatatataattaaaggaCACACATAAAGAcgatagaaaaaaaaaaaaaaaaaaaaaaaaaaaatacaaaaaaaaaatataaaaaaaataataaaaaaataatataaaaagaataaaaaaaaaatataatataaaataaaataaattcattCTTAatgattaataaaataattgttggaagaattattattatatcatttgaaggattaatataaatttgctcaagtaaatatttattatggcATTAGAAATAGATATAGATAATGTAATATCAAAACTAATAGAAGTTCGTGGAACTAGACCAggaaaaaatgtaaatttgacagaaaatgaaataaaaatattatgctTATCAAGTagagaaatatttttaaaccaACCAATTTTATTAGAATTAGAAGCaccaataaaaatatgtggAGATATCCATGGACAGTTTTATGATTTGTTAAGGTTATTTGAATATGGTGGATTTCCACCCGATGCAAATTATCTATTTTTaggttaaaataaaaaagaaatataaatatatgtatttatatatatgtatatacataaatgttttcatatatatctatttatatatatatatatttatatatatatctatttatatatatatatctattttatttatataggtGATTATGTGGATAGAGGGAAACAAAGTTTAGAAAccatttgtttattattagcatataaaataaaatatcctgaaaatttttttttattaagagGTAATCACGAATGTGCTTCAATAAATAGAATATACGGATTCTATGATGAATGTAAAAGAAGATATAGTGTGAAGCTGTGGAAAACTTTTATTGATTGCTTTAACTGCTTACCTGTGGCAGCTATAATTGACGaaaaaattttttgtatGCATGGTGGTTTATCACctgaattaaataatatggaaCAAATAAGGAAAATAACAAGGCCTACTGATGTTCCTGATAATGGTATTTTGACaaatgatatgaataaataaaatgaggaaaatattatgtatatatataatatatatatatatatatatatatatatatttatttatttattttgatagGTTTATTATGTGATTTATTGTGGTCTGATccagaaaaagaaattaatggTTGGGGGGAGAATGATCGAGGAGTTTCTTTTACTTTCGGTCAAGATGTTGTTCATAACTTTTTAAGAAAACATGAATTAGATTTAA
It encodes the following:
- a CDS encoding serine/threonine protein phosphatase PP1: MALEIDIDNVISKLIEVRGTRPGKNVNLTENEIKILCLSSREIFLNQPILLELEAPIKICGDIHGQFYDLLRLFEYGGFPPDANYLFLGDYVDRGKQSLETICLLLAYKIKYPENFFLLRGNHECASINRIYGFYDECKRRYSVKLWKTFIDCFNCLPVAAIIDEKIFCMHGGLSPELNNMEQIRKITRPTDVPDNGLLCDLLWSDPEKEINGWGENDRGVSFTFGQDVVHNFLRKHELDLICRAHQVVEDGYEFFAKRQLVTLFSAPNYCGEFDNAGAMMSVDETLMCSFQILKPVEKKKAAN